The Pseudomonas hefeiensis genomic sequence TTGGCTTACCAAAACGCTTACACCGCGGCCTGGACCAAGCTGTTTCCCGGGCTGCTGCCGATCCAGGGCATGGCGTCCCCGCCCCCTGCCAGCTCATCGGTCATGCCGCGCCAGGCCCTGTTTGTGGAGGACCACTGCCCGGCGTGCACCGACGAAGCGCAGCGTCTGCAAAGCAGCGACACGGCGTTCGATATCTACCTGGTGGGCAGCCAAGGCCAGGATGAACGCGTCCGTAGCTGGGCTCGGCAAGCGGACATCGATCCGGTCAAGGTCCAACGCCAGCAGATCACCTTGAACCATGACCGTGGTCGCTGGTTCAACCTGGGTGCCCCGGGGCCATTGCCTGCCACATTTCAACAGGTGAATGGACAATGGCAACGCCTCGACTGAGTGGTATTGCGCTCATGCTAACAATGCTCGCCGTCCAGGCTGACGAACTTCCGCCTCCTGCCTACCAATTGGCGGCGCATGACGCCGACATCCCTTCTACGGTGCTGTTCGCGATTGCCCTGCAGGAGAGTGGTATCCGCGTCCGTGGTCGACTGCTGCCCTGGCCTTGGACCCTGAACATCGCCGGAACACCCTACCGCTTCGCCACTCGCCAGGCCGCCTGTCACGCCTTGCTTCAGGCTCTCGCCCGACATGACGCCAAGCGGGTCGATGCCGGTCTCGGGCAAACCAACCTGGGTTACCACGGACAACGTTTTTCCAGCCCTTGCGAAGCCCTTGATCCCTACCGAAATCTCGCCGTGACCGCCGCATTGCTGCAGGAGCATCACGCTGCCACCGGTGATTGGGTCTTGACTGCCGGGCGCTATCACCGTCCGGCAGGAGGCGCGCCGGCAGCACGCTACCGTGCTGGCTTTTCCCAGAGACTCGAACAGCTGCTGATTTCCTTTGAACAGGGCACACCACCATGAAGCGAATCCCCCTTACCTACTATTTCACCCTGCTCCTGGCACCTTTCGCCCAGCCGGAACTGACCGTAGCCGGGGATCAGCCTAGCGACTTCACCCGACCCCATTTTCAAGTTGCCAGGCCGTCATTAAACAACAAGACCCAGCCTGATCGGACCATGCATGCGGACCTGTCCACGTTTGCCGATGAAGCCTGGATATTGCCCGTCCGCAGCTCTCACTTGAGCCCCGGTCAGATCACGTCTCGCGCCCTGAACATGCCGGGCTTGCGACCATTTTTCCTGGTCGGGGAGGATCCCCAGTCACTGACTTGGTTGCGTCAACGCGCGGCCGAACTGCACGAAATGGGCGCGGCCGGCCTCGCCGTCGAAGTGGCCGACACCGAAGCTTTGGCGCGGATTCGAACAGCCGCTCCGAACCTCACCATCCTGCCGATCAACGGTAACGACATCGCCACCCGCTTGCAGATCGAGCACTACCCCGTCTTGATCACTGCCACCTCACTGGAACAGTGAGTCCAGGTCATGGCCGAGCATGCGATGGAATCCAAGCTCCGGCCAGCGGTGGAGCTGTACACCGTAGCGATCTGCATCGCGGCCGCAATGCTGTGCATGTCCTCGCCCTGGGCCGTGGCCCTGTCACCCGAGATCGGGCAGGTTGCGGCGCTGGCCTATGCCCTGTTCGGCCTGATCCGCCTACGACAAGCCTGGGAGGTGTTGCGCTATCGACGCAATATCCGCCGGCTGCCCCGCTACGAACTGACCAGTCGGCAGATTCCGGTTAGCCGTAAGCGTTTGTTCATGGGTCGCGGCTTTCGCTGGACCCGTCTACACACCCAGCGCTTGGTCGAGGCCCAGGATCCGGCGGTCGCCCACTATGTCGACCAACCGACCAGCTACCGTCTGGCCCGTGGTCTCGAACGGCGCCTGGAGCATGCACCGTTTCCACTCTCGATACTGGCCCGTGTCACTGCCTGGGATAGCGTCTTCAATCCGTTGCGCCCTTTGCCCCCGGTCGGTGGCTCGCCGCTGTTGCATGGGGTTGAACCCGACGAAACGGAAGTCAGTCTGCCGCTGGGCGAACGGGTCGGACACACACTGGTGCTGGGCACGACCCGTGTCGGCAAGACCCGGCTCGCCGAGGTGTACATCACCCAGGACATTCACCGCGTCGAACACGAGGTCGTCATCGTCTTCGATCCGAAGGGCGATGCTGATTTGCTCAAGCGGATGTACGTCGAAGCCAAACGCGCCGGTCGGGAGAAGGAGTTCTACGTCTTCCATCTGGGCTGGCCAGAGATCTCTGCCCGCTACAACGCCGTGGGACGTTTCGGGCGCATTTCGGAGGTGGCATCGCGTATCGCCGGGCAGCTCAGCGGTGAAGGCAACTCCGCGGCCTTCCGCGAGTTCGCCTGGCGCTTCGTCAACATCATCGCCCGCGCCCTAATCGAGCTGGGCCGACGCCCGGACTACCTGCAGATCCAACGGCATGTGGTCAATATCGACGCACTGTTCATCGAATATGCCCAGCAGTTTTTCGCCAAGATCGATCCGAAAGCGTGGGAAGTGATCGTCCAGCTTGAAGGCAAACTCACCGAGAAGAACATTCCCCGGCATATGGTGGGGCGCGAAAAGCGTGTGGTGGCCATCGAGCAGTACCTGGCGGTGAAGCGGGTATTTGATCCGGTAATGGACGGACTGCGTTCGGCGGTACGATATGACCGTACTTACTTCGACAAAATCGTTGCCTCGCTACTGCCGCTGCTGGAGAAACTCACCACCGGCAAGTCCGCCCAGTTACTGGCCCCCAACTACACCGATTTAGATGACCCTCGGCCAATTTTCGACTGGATGCAGATCATCCGAAAACGCGGCATCGTCTACGTCGGTCTGGATGCACTGACCGACGCCGAGGTGGCCGCCGCTGTGGGCAACTCCATGTTCGCCGATTTGGTCTCGGTCGCGGGCCACATTTACAAGCATGGCATCGATCATGGCCTGCCTACATCGGGCAGCAGCAGTGACAAGCTGCCGATCAACCTGCACGCCGATGAGTTCAACGAGTTGATGGGCGATGAGTTCATCCCACTGATCAATAAAGGCGGTGGCGCAGGCATTCAGGTAACCGCCTACACCCAGACCCTTAGCGATATCGAAGCGCGCGTCGGCAACAGAGCCAAGGCAGGCCAGATCATCGGCAACTTTAACACTCTGCAGATGCTCCGCGTGCGCGAAACCGCTACTGCTGAACTGCTCATCCAGCAGTTGCCCAAGGTCAGCGTGCTGACCAAAACGCTGGTGTCGGGCGCCACCGACACCTCTGATCCGGAGGCCAATACGGACTTCACCTCCTCCTCGCAGGACCGGGTCAGCAGCACCAGCGTGCCGTTGATTGAGCCTGCTCATATTGTCAGTTTGCCGAAGGGGCAAATGTTCTCCTTCCAGGCCGGCGGGCAGCTCT encodes the following:
- a CDS encoding TIGR03759 family integrating conjugative element protein, which encodes MNRALLPTVVCLASLLAMGAAVGNPVATQSRIQDTQSAPLGRSDSEQAASWGLTEQEWTRFEQIQVGPRGFWSPNLDPLTALGVEAQTDQERQRYAELQVALEAKRAERELAYQNAYTAAWTKLFPGLLPIQGMASPPPASSSVMPRQALFVEDHCPACTDEAQRLQSSDTAFDIYLVGSQGQDERVRSWARQADIDPVKVQRQQITLNHDRGRWFNLGAPGPLPATFQQVNGQWQRLD
- a CDS encoding lytic transglycosylase, with protein sequence MATPRLSGIALMLTMLAVQADELPPPAYQLAAHDADIPSTVLFAIALQESGIRVRGRLLPWPWTLNIAGTPYRFATRQAACHALLQALARHDAKRVDAGLGQTNLGYHGQRFSSPCEALDPYRNLAVTAALLQEHHAATGDWVLTAGRYHRPAGGAPAARYRAGFSQRLEQLLISFEQGTPP
- a CDS encoding integrating conjugative element protein; translation: MKRIPLTYYFTLLLAPFAQPELTVAGDQPSDFTRPHFQVARPSLNNKTQPDRTMHADLSTFADEAWILPVRSSHLSPGQITSRALNMPGLRPFFLVGEDPQSLTWLRQRAAELHEMGAAGLAVEVADTEALARIRTAAPNLTILPINGNDIATRLQIEHYPVLITATSLEQ
- the traD gene encoding type IV conjugative transfer system coupling protein TraD: MAEHAMESKLRPAVELYTVAICIAAAMLCMSSPWAVALSPEIGQVAALAYALFGLIRLRQAWEVLRYRRNIRRLPRYELTSRQIPVSRKRLFMGRGFRWTRLHTQRLVEAQDPAVAHYVDQPTSYRLARGLERRLEHAPFPLSILARVTAWDSVFNPLRPLPPVGGSPLLHGVEPDETEVSLPLGERVGHTLVLGTTRVGKTRLAEVYITQDIHRVEHEVVIVFDPKGDADLLKRMYVEAKRAGREKEFYVFHLGWPEISARYNAVGRFGRISEVASRIAGQLSGEGNSAAFREFAWRFVNIIARALIELGRRPDYLQIQRHVVNIDALFIEYAQQFFAKIDPKAWEVIVQLEGKLTEKNIPRHMVGREKRVVAIEQYLAVKRVFDPVMDGLRSAVRYDRTYFDKIVASLLPLLEKLTTGKSAQLLAPNYTDLDDPRPIFDWMQIIRKRGIVYVGLDALTDAEVAAAVGNSMFADLVSVAGHIYKHGIDHGLPTSGSSSDKLPINLHADEFNELMGDEFIPLINKGGGAGIQVTAYTQTLSDIEARVGNRAKAGQIIGNFNTLQMLRVRETATAELLIQQLPKVSVLTKTLVSGATDTSDPEANTDFTSSSQDRVSSTSVPLIEPAHIVSLPKGQMFSFQAGGQLWKVRMPLPKSTNDDAMPKDLLELTQRMRAAYNEQAGQWWSASGGGPTINFDLDQVV